From a single Mangifera indica cultivar Alphonso chromosome 19, CATAS_Mindica_2.1, whole genome shotgun sequence genomic region:
- the LOC123202828 gene encoding probable trehalose-phosphate phosphatase D: MTNHNVMVSEAKPTIGLKITLTPSNSSLFSQPSPAGYITISRKKVQKKRDCEGGTKANAWIDSMRDSSPTRVKSTASLSDTERQSYWIAHHPSALSEFEEIVNASKGKKIVMFLDYDGTLAPIVEDPDRAFMTSEMREAVRDVARYFPTAIVTGRCRDKVFSFVKLAGLYYAGSHGMDIEGPSKSRKYKKDNQGVLFQPASEFLPMIDEVYKTLKEKTKSIPGAKVENNKFCLSVHFRCVDEKSWGALAEEVRLVLNGYPKLKLTQGRKVLEIRPTIKWDKGRALEFLLEALGYANSKDVVPVYIGDDRTDEDAFKVLRNRGQGLGILVSKAPKDTYASYSLQEPSEVNEFLRRLVDWKRKQ, from the exons ATGACTAACCATAATGTGATGGTTTCTGAAGCCAAACCAACTATTGGCCTCAAGATTACACTCACCCCGTCCAACTCTTCTCTGTTTTCACAGCCATCGCCCGCTGGCTACATCACCATTTCTCGGAAGAAAGTCCAGAAAAAACGTGATTGTGAAGGAGGAACCAAAGCCAATGCTTGGATTGACTCCATGAGAGACTCTTCTCCTACTCGTGTCAAATCCACTGCTTCTCTATCTGACACTGAACGGCAAAGTTATTGGATT GCTCATCATCCATCAGCTTTAAGCGAGTTTGAGGAGATTGTGAATGCTTCAAAAGGGAAGAAAATTGTCATGTTTCTTGATTATGACGGTACCCTGGCACCCATTGTTGAAGACCCAGATCGAGCTTTCATGACCAGCGAG ATGCGAGAAGCTGTAAGGGACGTCGCCAGATATTTTCCCACAGCCATAGTCACCGGAAGGTGCAGAGATAAG GTTTTCAGCTTTGTAAAATTAGCCGGGCTTTACTACGCAGGAAGCCATGGCATGGACATCGAAGGTCCATCCAAAAGTCGTAAATACAAGAAG GATAATCAAGGAGTTCTCTTTCAGCCTGCCAGTGAATTCTTGCCCATGATTGACgag GTTTACAAAACcttgaaagagaaaacaaaatcaattccaGGGGCTAAGGTTGAAAACAACAAGTTTTGTCTCTCCGTACACTTTCGATGTGTTGATGAAAAG AGTTGGGGTGCCTTAGCAGAGGAAGTAAGATTAGTTCTTAATGGGTATCCAAAGCTGAAGCTAACTCAAGGAAGAAAA GTTTTGGAAATCCGCCCAACAATAAAATGGGACAAAGGCAGAGCCCTGGAATTCTTGCTAGAGGCACTAG GATATGCCAACTCTAAAGATGTCGTACCGGTCTATATCGGCGATGATCGAACTGACGAGGATGCGTTCAAG GTTTTGCGAAACAGAGGACAGGGGCTTGGAATCCTGGTTTCTAAAGCTCCCAAGGATACATATGCTTCTTATTCTCTACAAGAACCATCCGAG GTCAATGAATTTTTGCGGCGTTTGGTGGATTGGAAACGGAAACAGTAA